Within Populus trichocarpa isolate Nisqually-1 chromosome 6, P.trichocarpa_v4.1, whole genome shotgun sequence, the genomic segment aatcaaataaagaagaagaaatataaataatttgattaaaagatAAAACGAAAATTTTTgtcagtttacatccactataataaaaaatatcacaagtttGTAAATTCCCCAAGGCTCATATGGAtaccaaaaatctcaaacaataAGACAAAACATGACCTAGATaagaatgccataaataaaaactagaagaagatgaaaagaagacaaatcaacAGTAACTGACATTTTTAActtatccaaaatatatagtcttTTCTCCTTTTGACATTTCCCAATCAGCTTCTAAGAATGCAGATCTTGcacataataaaaagaagaggaaaagatgactaaataatcaccagaatcacatatCTGACCAATAGAAACAAGATTCATTATGAGATTCAGAATAAGATAGACATTAAagagagacaagtgaggtgtgataATAAAACTAACACTTGCTAAGGGCATATAAGTGTCATTGGCAGTCATAACATGAATAGAAGATGAAGGGgacacaaaagaaaaagatgaagaatatgGAGATATATGTTATGAAGCACAAGAATCTAAAACCCATTCATAATGTGACATACCTGAAGAACTATTAGGCAATTAACCTACgaaaaaagaagcaaacatAACTTGTAGCTGTAAGGAGAGAACTTCTAAAATTGCTCAGCCAGAGTACTATGATCGGTGAAATGACCTAATGAGACTGTTGTTGCAATATTATAGTGTGATGGTTTATAACCCTAAGATGTTCTATGATCATTAGATTGTGACTAACTGCTAGGTTTTCAGGCTTGATTCTACTATCTCAGTTTAGGACACTGAgtcttccaatgacctttctgcttacagaaactcCACTCATCGAAAGCAACCTTTATGTAAGGCTTGTTCACAACTGAGTTAATAAAAGGAAGTGAAGAACGATGCAAAATtaaacctctaagtccttcaaaATCATTGATGTTACTGAATTCCCTACCTACGTCTCCTATGTATGAAAATTTGTTATAACTCTGATGTGTGGGAAATAAACTCTCATATTGGAAGAGATCACAAGTGCCTTATTAAGCTTTAATCTAAGGAAGAAAACTGGTCACAAAAATTCATAAGGCGAAGGGCTGATGATGAGGAGTAATCAGGAGCATGGGAGAAACAAGTcccaaaataaattaaggaacAACAAAGTTCGATCCAAATCTAGGAAGAGGAAGGATATACAATATTATAAGTGTGGAAAAACAAGACATATAAAATGAGAATGTCCAGAGAGAATGAAGGGGGATGCAGAGAACAAAAAAGGTTCATCAAAGTCTGCgaatataaagaaagaagattCAGAGAGCGACGACAAAGATATGCTTTCTAGGTAAGTTTCTATAAAACCCGGAATGACAACATTGGGATACAGTCAAATGGATCTTCAGATACCTAAAAGGTACTACAGACTATGAAATCATGTTTAGTAGGGGCCTTTTTGTTGGAAGTTTACGATTTAGTCTCTAGTTGCACTAACTAATATTGAGTCAGAATATATGGTAGTGGTTGAGGCTGCCAAGAAAGCCTTGTGGCTTAGATGTTTGGTCAAAGAGTTGGGTATTCAATAAGGTGGAGTTCAGTTGTATTATGATAGTCAGACTATCATTTACTTAGCAAAAAACCAAGCACATAGATGTGAGGTTTTATATGATAAGAGAATTGGTTTCTTCTAGTGAACTTTTGCttaaaaaagttcaaatttttAAGAATGCAATAGAcatgttaaaaatacttttaccaCAATAAGTTCAAGCATTACTTGAACTCAATTAATTTCTCTAGATGATAGATGAGAGATGTCCTAACCTATTATTCCAAGTGGAGTTTTCCCAACTTTTTCACTAAGGGGTAGATATTCGTGCAAGGGTGGAGATTGTTGTAGTTTATAGTTCATAGGCAGATTTCAAAGTGGAGTGGGAGTATATCGAGTGAAGCGGAGCGAAACGATAACATTTGACTCTTTGGAActtatttcatgttttgttgCCATGGATGATTAATAGTTTAGGTGTGTGGGGGCAACGTCCTCATGGTACGGTAAAgtgatattataaaatattaatactatttgGATGATTAGGATTTCTTGAGTAGCTAagtcactaccagaaaataaataaatacaaatggaaatactgagggaattacagtgggaaaaaaatttaaaacaaagcaaaaaaaaagatgacgtgtcatttttaccaacagaattaccgacggaataaattctgacggtaaattcgttggtaaactgtgaacactgttcatcatgtcaattataaAGGGAATGACCGACTTTTCAattcgtcggtattttccaaagAGCTCCAGAGCTGTtaactttccaattgcactgttaattgttattctttacagacaaaatcaccgacggattgaaaagtcgtcgatgttatttggcggttttctgaaaaaattcaattaatttaaaatttccatttaaatattacagacggaatcaccgacggattgaaaaatcatcggtgattgttggcggtttctgaaaactttttacgaaattgaaaatttaaatcaaatattaccgatggaattaccgacggaataattaaaaaatattaatattcaattatccatcggtaaattcgTCGCTAACgtgccccaataaaaagccgaatccccttatttcacaagagacagactcatttattattattcttcttattctatttcttcttcttcttcactatatgtaaaaaacatcaatatctatttctttctcttcttttctctcctaaTCTCCTTCTATTTTCCTTCatgctcaggtatgtcttcttcttctttattcttttatcctcttattttttttaattaatatgcttaacaaaaaaaaatttctctccttagcttcacttgcaactacattaaggtaagatttttcttttttttcttttttcatgatttttttcactatatttgttttttattttatttttaattgtttttgttcttaataattgtataaatgttgttgtgagattttttttttcatatgagatcaatttttagttgatttatttataggatttttaaatttttagcaattgcaacttcatttttttcatatgaatttttttagttgaatttatttttttgttttatttttttgttgcaaatttgtttgagttgatttttttattctttttttttcaagcattttgagtatatattatagagtgttgatttatgttaatttaattattttataattttataaaatgaatttttttttaaaatgtttttaaataattaccgatggaattacccgTTTTATTTCATCGGTATATCTCTCGGTAAGTccgttgataataaaaaatattattaccgagggatataccaacgaaatgaagcgggtaatttttttaacgCGCCTGTTCCGttagtaaatccgtcggtaataatattttttattaccaacagatTTACCGACAGACAAAAAATTATCGATGAAAGATTTACCAACGAAGCATTTCCaatgaaaaatcctataaaataaattaaggcaATATACACCTGCATATCCTCCCTAGCACTCACttgtcttaattaatttaacaagctaaaccttggtttttaaaaataagaaagtggCCGGTCAAAGCCGCCGTCTCCAAGGCTCCGTTTGGGGATCCTTGGAGTAGAAAAGAGGAGACTGTTTCGAATCTAATGTGATGACGTGGCATCAGAGAAACAGGAAGCTACGCCGCCTTGGTGAGGACAATCTtcgaaaggtttttttttttcctgaaatcataaaaaatgttCCCTGATTATATGGGTTTTACTAGTATgtttgcaaaaacaaaagggTGACGTTCTGCATTAAATCCTGTTTTTTATGAATCCATCATggtagtgaaaaaaaaaaaaaaactctcaaaatAGCCTTTAAATTATTACCCAATTCTCAATTTAAtcccaaaacatatataaagcaGTTAGATTTCTAATATTTAGATcactaaaaaaaccttttattttgtgtCTGAATCACATAATTcagtcataatttttttcctgaagGATTCGTGACCACAAATGCATTTGTGACAGATTCATGATTAAGATGTATGGAGTCACAAACTCTTCGAAATTTAAAAATGGCTATTTATTTGTAGTGGATGTTTCTCGATTGACCCTTCTATGCTAGCTCGTCGGAAAATATTAATGGATGTTGACAGAAAGATCCCATTTAATGGAGGTTcccaaaaagaaaagcatatgCGCGCAAgtctttaaattataaatccatCGTCGTCAACGTCATATATGTCTTGATTCGGAAGGAGAGAAAGCAGAAGTAAAGAAAAtgagcaataaataaataaataaaatgtattgAAATTCCTCGAGCTCCCACTTTCATCTTCCCACACATATTGAAGAGGAACGTATAGAGCAAAGTACTTTTAGTATGAGTTTGTATGTTTCCCATGATCAAAACTAACACCATACAAGTTGCCTTTGCTTCTACTTGACTGGCCATCAAAATTGTGCGAGAAAACACCAGCACAGGAGCCAAAATTGAagaagtaaatcaaaacatacaCCATGAAGTCATCTCAAATATTGGTTGGTGGAAATTAAGGAGATGTTGTTGTCGCGGAAAAGAGAGGTGATTAAGCATCATGCATCGGGTACTATAAGGTTTCAAGGATTGGTCCAACGGTCAACGTGCCAGATCTTCAACAACCCTCTTCACTGCTTCCTGGAAGCCAGACTCGTCCCAGTCAGTCCCCTATAATCAACAAATCACcacaaatcaatatatttagcACTCTAACTTTATTATACTTTCGAATTTTCTTTAGCAAAAAGGAAGATGTATTTAATGAATGTTTATTCCCCGAAGTTGATGGCCATAGACAGCGCCTGTGGGGTCTATATCGAATAAAAAAGTAAGGGGAATAGAATCCTGTAGGAAACCCTTTTTTCCCGAGGAAAATTATGTTACGTCTCAGTAACAAAAAATCTAGGAAAGGATCAAGTGATTAGCGGattcagaaaataaagattaattcttttttttttttttttttttttgcaaggagATTAAATGATTTGTTCATGTGAAAATTAAACATGGGGAATAAGTTATAATTTACTGAGTTGCACCCTTGAGAAGGGGCTCAAGCAATTGAAGTACAGACATACATACCTCAATATTGAGCCTTAGAATCACTCGATTAAAAGAAGTTGATTCTGCTGTATGTGTGCTGGCTTCAATGGATATCAAGCTCACATCCGTAACTTGTCTTAAGAACTCCAATATCCTAGTAATTACCGTGTCCAAAATGGGGCTTTCTCCTCTTAGATTCACTACCAAGTCTATAATCCGTTGTTCAGATGTTGATTCAGATATGTGTGTAACCCGGACATCAAGTCTTTCGTATGATGAATCCCTTACTTGTGAAACTGCAGCTTTTGAAAGTTGTGCTTCTAACTTCTGGTTCTTGCGAGTAAGTTCCTCAACTTGAGCCTTCAAAGATGTCAAGTACTCCCTTGTTCGAGTAAGGATAGATGCTTTATCTTTCTATATAATCGATCCAAAATCTAATTAGTGAAACTGTAGTTTAAATCCatgcaatattaattaattctacattAATTGCTACCCGTTATCAATTCATATAGAACTATAAACTTACATGTATAGACTTGAATAAATTCTACCACATGATTCTACAGTAGTTGTTCATGCTTAAAACGCATGCATATCTAGCTAATACTATAACTGAAAGCAAATCAAATCTCAATGAATTAATTAGCTATTGGTATTCTGTAGCAATGAAAACTGGCTGGTCATATTTACCTTAGCTTCTGGGGGAAGAATTGATCTCAATGCTTTAAAGCTTTCATTAATCTTTTCTCGCCTTTTCCTCTCTGATATCATATGGTGCAACTGTGTGCTTGATGGGCGGCCTCCGAGCATATGTTCACGTCTTTCAATATTTAAGCGTCTGTAATAGGTAATTACTCGTGTAAGCATACTATGTCTGTGTAAACTGGCTCTTGTTTGCGTTTTGGGGGCTAGAGCCGATCGATAATTGTTGAAGGCGCTAGCTCCCTGGCGTACCCGGTGCATATGAGGCAAACtatgtgaagaagaagaggaagaaggggAAGGGAAAGTTAAAACTGCAAGGATGGCTCTTGTCATTACAGCATCTTCACTCTCTGGAGTTGGCAGTTGAATGTTTCGTTCTAGGGCAAACGCTTGCAGGGCTTGTTGGTGTGGGCTAGTGCTGCTTTGTATTGCTTGCAAAGGTTGCATGGCTTCTTGAAGTAGACTAGTTGTGCTTGGTGTTGATTGCGAAGATTGAATTGCTTGCTGCTGTGGGCTAGGTTCTTGTTGCAAAGACTGCAATACTTGTTGCAGAATATTACCCGTTGGTGTCGGCAGTACTGGTTGCAGCAATTGCAATGTATGTTGGAGTGGACTGCTTGTGCTTGGCAATATTGGTGGCAGCAATGAGGGAGCCTCTCGATGTGCCTCTGGCATGTGAGATGAGCTTGGAATAGTGAAGATAAGAGAAGAGATCTCTGGGCTATCCATGGATAGCGATCTCAGggaggatgaagatgatgagggTATGTTTGGATCAACTACTAGCGGAAGTTCTCTTAATGGAGATTGCCGAGAGAAGTCCTTCGGGAACCAATTCCTCATTTCATTTTCAATGTTAAactgaaaaattatataaaacccAGTTGAATTTCAATTAGCTAGGgttccattttcttctttccataaTGAAGCGGCTATATAACTAATCAACAACATAgcttaacttgaaattaattaataagtttaGTTCAGATTTCTTACTTGGTGAGTTGCATTGGACCAGCCTAACTCAATTTCCCCACTATTGCACCCCATGAAGACTGCAGTCTAAAATGACATAAGAAGAAAATGTGAAAACATTACTCATGATCACATGGCtgtaaaggaaatgaaacaCCTTGATTTATTATCCTGGAGAGAAGAAAGTAAGCAGACCTTAATCCTTGCTTCCTGTGACAAGATAAGACACAAAGGGATATATCAATGGCAGACCttattgagttgattgatacATCAACAGGATGaagtctttttcttcttgttaaaaTGATTACCTGATAAAATCGCCTCTGTGCATCCGTAGACGCCGATCTTTGAAGCTCAAATTCCTTTAGTTCTATGAagggaattttgtttttgaatgcaACTCCGGGAACACGGCTGATATACATAGGATCcagcaaacaaagaaagaaagcattaACAACcgatacatacatacatacatacatacatacatatcaGTAGCACATCTaattaaagagaagaaaatatagGTGAACATGCGTTTCATACTCGTTTACAGCAAAGAATCGTTCCTGTCGATACTGATCGAAAAGCATCCTGGCAACACTCCCTGAAGAAGAGCTGGGCTGATTGCTTTCTTCATGGTAATATCCATCCCAGAAGAATAAATAGCTGAACATACACAATATTAATCATTAATGtaacttaaaattatatatatataattatgaatgAACACTAACAATAAATTTGTGATGATTATGAGAGAGGGATAGCTAGTATTGCAAGACATACTTAGATGGTTGAGGTAAATATGACCAAAGACAGATGTAAGTGCTGCCAAAACACTGCATGAAATATCGGAGAAAGTTGGCACGCTCTACTTCACTGAGCAGGAAGACGGCGTCCATCATGAGGTCCAGGAACTAGGGCTAAGAACAATAATGTTGATGCATAGTGGAGAGATCCCTTAACTTGGGTCTCTCTATCCTATGTTCTCCTATTATGTTATTTGAAAATTCCCTCTTGATTTGATCTCCATGGATCGACGGGTGATCATGTTTGAGAAAAGTAAGCAAACTATTTAAGGAGGGAAGAGAACGAAGGCActgagagttgaaaaataagcAAACTGAGCCTGCTCTCTCGCTGGGGctggaggaagagagagagcagCTTTGAAAAGTAGCAGTGTTAGGGATTATAAGGGACCACCAATTGGTCATGTATGAACAACAAAGAGGAAAGTAAAAGAATAATGCAAGCAAATAGAGAGGAGGTTGTCTGGTGTGCAAGAATTTGAAAAGTATGAGGACTAGTAGCTTAGGacatagaaaaatattgaataatgcaGGCAGGGATTGAGAAAAGTAATGGTCAAAGTCCACCTTTGGGAGAGGGTTTGAAAATAGTCAAGAGAGGAAGGCAGTGTgtctccttccttccttccaatTTTCAATCTTTCTTCGTTGCTTGTTGCTTTCTTCTGACCATTGCCTTGTTCTAAATTCTTCCCCCCCCGCCCTGCTAAATAAACCTTAAATGAACTGATGTGATGTCTTTTTAGagtaattcattaattaattacttcacAGGAAAGTTAATTTATGgtcaaaaaactttttatatgttcttaatttttaatatatggtaGATGTCCTTCGACTAATTCTATGTTCAATTAATGTTATTGGTGTGTAAATGGCGAATGTAATTCTCAGTGAAGAAGGTTAATAATTCATGCAAGAGGTGGCGAGTTAATTACGTGTctgtatatttttatgtttttaaaaaatataaatttttctatttgtttcaaataattattttatttgtttttgaattattttgatatgctaatgtcaaaaattatttttaaaaaataaaaaaatatattattttgatgtattttcaagcgaaaaacactttgaaaaataaccattactacactctcaaacaccccatTTATTCTAATATAGGAATACTAGCAAATAATTACTGATGTATATcgattttctaaaaacaaatatatatatatatatatatatatatatatatatatatatatatatatatatatatatatatatatatatatattttgttggtaTAATGGAAGAAAAAGGACCTTCGGATGATGAAAATGGAAGACCGTCGAAGTAAATCTCAGTCGTGATGGATAAATCAGACAAGGCAATATAGATACGCACCTCTTTATGCTCTCAGATTTCAAGTATAAATTGTGGGATACCAATTTGTCGGCAACTAGTCCTACCGTCGTTTTGTTCTCTTATATTTCGCATTatggatttgctttttattataaCAAGTGCGATATAACTATCCAGTTTCTGCactcttatttctttttaattttcttataattaaaataaatatttttttaagttaaaatccctttttttattttaaaaattatagtttaatgGTGATATTATATtacttattatttaattatagctcacttttaaaaaaatacaacacgAGAACACAGAAAAAACTTTATATGGGGATAATAATTTAATCTGAATCCAATGAATATACTAACCCGACCTGAATAGATGTGTATTTTTTAGATAGATATTGTCAAACTTAATCCGAAATTCACCCGAACCTAacccaaaatatataatttatattatattgatatatttgtagaatatttagatttttcttaatacaatatgatatatacatatatttcaaatttgacaTAGAACActaatatatgtataatattatCACTTTATCGATATCATGTGTGtgtattaactattttattttttattgaatcataaataataatcatataatgAATACTCATATAGATACCTGAAACCCTatagataatttatgaatatctaaactttttatttgatggGTAATGGGTAGAGTATGAATATTAAGAAATTCAACCCGCATATACTCATTGTCACCCTTAAGTCCACCTAGGCTTTGTtgcctgtcttttttttttttttttttaaagtgagtcaaatataaaatatttaataggaTGTCACTAGTTACTATTTGAACactataaaatttatctttttattctcattgcatattcattatcaattaaaaaacaatttgaatattAGGTTTATGTATAATCATTCATCAAGTAATTGTtgatattacaataaaaatctctaatcttatttgaaaatgatggctttgtcattttaataattttatttaaagagaattttaccatataatataaaaaaaaataaaaaaaaaagaaagaaagtataaAAAGCTGATAGTTAGGCACTTGTAAGAATGAAAGGTTGGGCTTTTCTAACCCTAaaagaaccaataaaaaataggcTAATACTTGAAAAGAGGTGGTCTGTTTGTATGTGGGAGTGCAGTTTCACCTGCccacacttgaaaaaaaaaatcattgatcaaACTTCCCTTTTAAAGATATTCTTAGTCCCTCGAAAGCTATTTTCtaaaaatgttgaaatttatttacaaattgCTCCCTTCATAACCATTTGGCATAGTTAGGGAATTGACATTTTCAAAATACCTAcgcttttcttattttcttagaaaatacCAAATCAACAACAACTAATTCACCCTTCACTTATTGGCAACGAACACTAATTAATACATAAAGCTTTTAATCAAAGGTGTTGAATATATCTCTACACTGTATAGAACAAGAGACATACATGTAGGTGTGTTGTTTTTCCAACcctaaaaatacatttatagaAAAAGAGGCCCGGACTTGAGGAAATAGTGTGTTGGCATATGATAGAGATACTATAATGGACATGGGGGCTGATTTTGATCATGGATCAAAGACTTTGTGAGGTGGATAGTGGATGTTTACTAGTCCATGATAGTTTAATATATGGtataatcatttttaaatttaaattcaagaataagtattaaattaaattaaatccaattcttttcaaatttgtttcaaaatttaaattgttggtTATTAGTATAAGAGTGTTTCAACATGGAGAAAATATCTTTGATTGAGCTGGTTTAGTTCTTAGAGGCATGGGCTATCTTGAATATGcccaaaaattgttttttatttcaattaaacccttattATTCTTGTAATTCAGTCTTtttataatcaataaaattttctgATTTCTAGTTTTAATTTCTGAGTTTGTTACAAATAAGTGTCAGCGTTAGGCGAGCAATGGCAAATGAATATCGCAATCACTGAAAATAGTTGGAAATAGTTGACaatatgaaacaaaaatggatTTTGGAATAACTAGCTCAACAATTACAACATATGTTAGTCAAGGCACAACAACTTattaaaatgcaaagaaaaaaccTATAGAATTTCCTTCTACTACCCCTTTAACCTTGATCAATGTACATCATCGACACGAAGCCGAACCACCTAGTGACAACAAGATTCAATTAAGGccaattaaattagattttctaGGGTTTAATAAGGAGGATCCATTGCATATTAGATTTGAGGCATCAACCTATGATGATCCTATGGAAGCACTCATCAATCTAAAACAGGTTTTTTCAGTTGAAAAGGAGCATTTAAAAGATCAAGCAACACTATTACAAAATATCAAAGCAAACTTATGCAAAgcataaaatagaaagaaaatattggaAGACTATTGAAGGAAACAACtagaattaaaagaatgagactAAGTGTAATTTAAGCTTCAGCCATATCGCCAATTGAGCATGCACCAGAACAAAATCTCAAAAGTTAACTTACAAACACCACAAGtcatttaaaatacattttaggtTAGGTGGATGTAGATTTTATACCTTTTATTAAGATGTAATTGTCTCTTGTTGGTTTGATTGGTTGATTATTTGagtgtttattttataattttttgtaagaCTACCTTAAGCCTATTACATGcttgtttgttattatttaagTGTGTTTAAGTGGgaccaaacctttttttttttttttagtgtttgtaaCTTTTGTAAATTGTAGTTATGATGTCttcaaaattaaaccaaaaatattttttaaaaatatttttctaattttcatggTTGTCACTTTAGTTTAAAATGGTTTCGAGTCTATTTTAGTATTAAtagttagttttctttttagCAATTATTGCAGTGGCTAGTTggcatttataataattaaaactctTTTAGGTGTTAGAAACAATATTTAAttctttgtttatatttattcatgtaattaattttctttaaagaaattttaaaatactcaATCAATAACTACACTATTTAATGAATCCAATATGAAGAGAGAGACAAATATAGagatgaaagagaaaataatatctgtatatgtaaaaaatgataaCAATGTCAATGTTTAgacacaaaaatatatattttttaccatttcttctccttgggtatatcttttttctattaagtAAGTATTAGTAATTACTCTCTAagtacaataaaatattttatatatgtccaaacaatttttaatctattttaggcttcaaaaaaatctttgtttctTAAGTTAATATGTTTGCTAGTTACAATATACTTTATATTTCACGTCAACTCTCATTGTTTAGGTTCTCGTTCTTGGTTTTGTTTATAGTTTGTCATAAACAAACATTTATATAGGAATAACTTtgagttgttttagttttacaCTACTGGGGGTGGCTTGCGCTACACTGCGGGTTAATTGTtttggcataaaaaatatcaaaaaacattaatatccAAGAGCGTTAGGTCGATCTGCAAAATTAAACCCAAGAGCCTTAGGTTTGGCTGCAATGTCTAATtcaagaataatatttataatattaattataataccaaTTGTCTTGGGTACAATAAAATCCTTAGAATAACTACACTACTTATTCTAATGAATAGTGCTTTGCGAGGAAGGGTATAGTAAAATCCtctcatgagatcatgataatctaatgaaaagtaaacaaaacaaatcatgaagtttaattcttaatcaaatccatattaaaaaatgaaattgaaagaaaaaaattaattaagaaaaagaaaaaaaattgaatcaactgggttaacttgccaaaccatgtta encodes:
- the LOC18100371 gene encoding putative transcription factor bHLH041 isoform X1, whose translation is MMDAVFLLSEVERANFLRYFMQCFGSTYICLWSYLPQPSNYLFFWDGYYHEESNQPSSSSGSVARMLFDQYRQERFFAVNDRVPGVAFKNKIPFIELKEFELQRSASTDAQRRFYQEARIKTAVFMGCNSGEIELGWSNATHQFNIENEMRNWFPKDFSRQSPLRELPLVVDPNIPSSSSSSLRSLSMDSPEISSLIFTIPSSSHMPEAHREAPSLLPPILPSTSSPLQHTLQLLQPVLPTPTGNILQQVLQSLQQEPSPQQQAIQSSQSTPSTTSLLQEAMQPLQAIQSSTSPHQQALQAFALERNIQLPTPESEDAVMTRAILAVLTFPSPSSSSSSHSLPHMHRVRQGASAFNNYRSALAPKTQTRASLHRHSMLTRVITYYRRLNIERREHMLGGRPSSTQLHHMISERKRREKINESFKALRSILPPEAKKDKASILTRTREYLTSLKAQVEELTRKNQKLEAQLSKAAVSQVRDSSYERLDVRVTHISESTSEQRIIDLVVNLRGESPILDTVITRILEFLRQVTDVSLISIEASTHTAESTSFNRVILRLNIEGTDWDESGFQEAVKRVVEDLAR
- the LOC18100371 gene encoding putative transcription factor bHLH041 isoform X2; its protein translation is MMDAVFLLSEVERANFLRYFMQCFGSTYICLWSYLPQPSNYLFFWDGYYHEESNQPSSSSGSVARMLFDQYRQERFFAVNDRVPGVAFKNKIPFIELKEFELQRSASTDAQRRFYQTAVFMGCNSGEIELGWSNATHQFNIENEMRNWFPKDFSRQSPLRELPLVVDPNIPSSSSSSLRSLSMDSPEISSLIFTIPSSSHMPEAHREAPSLLPPILPSTSSPLQHTLQLLQPVLPTPTGNILQQVLQSLQQEPSPQQQAIQSSQSTPSTTSLLQEAMQPLQAIQSSTSPHQQALQAFALERNIQLPTPESEDAVMTRAILAVLTFPSPSSSSSSHSLPHMHRVRQGASAFNNYRSALAPKTQTRASLHRHSMLTRVITYYRRLNIERREHMLGGRPSSTQLHHMISERKRREKINESFKALRSILPPEAKKDKASILTRTREYLTSLKAQVEELTRKNQKLEAQLSKAAVSQVRDSSYERLDVRVTHISESTSEQRIIDLVVNLRGESPILDTVITRILEFLRQVTDVSLISIEASTHTAESTSFNRVILRLNIEGTDWDESGFQEAVKRVVEDLAR